A window of Panicum virgatum strain AP13 chromosome 8K, P.virgatum_v5, whole genome shotgun sequence contains these coding sequences:
- the LOC120643415 gene encoding uncharacterized protein LOC120643415 yields the protein MCPLRVILIFLSATIAGFFLIRGLNAEPDQFDADDDKASESGSPRAPVPLHSKVGSAVKTGFWTMVDMASGRYLWRTLVAQPAKSESEKAR from the exons TTCCTTTCCGCCACCATCGCCGGATTCTTCCTCATCCGGGGGCTCAACGCCGAGCCTGACCAATTCGACGCCGACGATGACAAGGCCTCCGAGTCGGGATCCCCCAGGGCGCCCGTACCCCTCCATTCCAAG GTTGGATCGGCTGTGAAAACTGGATTCTGGACTATGGTGGATATGGCAAGTGGTCGGTACCTCTGGCGCACCCTTGTCGCACAACCTGCAAAATCGGAGTCAGAAAAGGCTCGGTGA
- the LOC120643414 gene encoding CBL-interacting protein kinase 15-like, which produces MEGRGKILMERYELGRLLGKGTFGRVHYARNLESNRSVAIKMMDKDKVLKVGLSEQIRREITTMRLVAHKNIVELHEVMATRNKIYFVMEYVKGGELFDKIEKSGKLTESAGHKYFKQLISAVDYCHSRGVYHRDLKPENLLLDEDENLKVSDFGLSALSESKRQDGLLHTSCGTPAYVAPEVISKTGYDGAKSDIWSCGVVLFVLVAGHLPFQGPNLMEMYRKIQHGDFRCPSWFSHKLKKLLYKILDPNPNTRISIQKIKESTWFRKGPEGTRTVKEKIACENATTNAAPTLSVRRGKHAYEDVKLMPVTNLNAFEIISFSSGFDLSGLFIQKEHRKEARFTSDKPASAIISKIEDVAKMLNLRVRKKDNGVIKIQGRKEGRNGVLQFDTEIFEITPFHHLVEMKQTSGDSLEYQKLFEQDIRPALKDIVWAWHGDDHQQLQE; this is translated from the coding sequence ATGGAGGGTAGAGGAAAGATATTGATGGAGCGGTATGAGTTGGGGAGATTGCTGGGCAAAGGTACATTTGGCAGGGTGCACTATGCAAGAAACCTTGAGTCCAACAGGAGTGTTGCTATTAAGATGATGGACAAGGACAAAGTGCTCAAGGTCGGGCTTTCAGAGCAGATAAGGCGTGAGATCACAACAATGAGGTTGGTGGCACATAAGAACATTGTTGAGCTCCATGAGGTCATGGCAACACGAAACAAGATCTACTTTGTCATGGAGTATGTGAAAGGTGGCGAGCTCTTTGACAAGATTGAGAAGAGTGGCAAGCTCACGGAGTCTGCTGGACACAAGTACTTCAAGCAGCTTATTAGTGCGGTGGATTACTGCCACAGCCGAGGTGTCTACCACCGGGACCTGAAGCCTGAGAACCTGCTGCTGGATGAGGATGAGAACCTGAAGGTCTCTGATTTTGGACTCAGTGCACTTTCGGAGTCAAAAAGGCAAGATGGATTGCTCCATACCTCCTGTGGAACACCAGCTTATGTAGCTCCAGAGGTGATCAGCAAGACAGGCTATGATGGTGCAAAATCAGACATCTGGTCTTGTGGTGTTGTTCTATTTGTCCTTGTTGCTGGTCATCTCCCTTTCCAAGGCCCAAACTTGATGGAGATGTATCGGAAGATACAACACGGTGATTTCAGGTGCCCCAGTTGGTTTTCGCACAAACTTAAGAAGCTGTTGTACAAGATCCTGGACCCCAACCCAAACACAAGAATTTCAATCCAAAAAATAAAAGAGTCTACCTGGTTCCGAAAAGGCCCTGAGGGGACCCGCACAGTTAAGGAGAAAATTGCCTGTGAGAATGCCACCACAAATGCTGCTCCAACACTTTCTGTGAGGCGTGGAAAGCATGCTTATGAAGATGTGAAGCTGATGCCTGTGACAAACTTAAATGCCTTCGAAATTATCTCTTTCTCCTCGGGGTTTGATCTTTCTGGCTTATTTATTCAAAAGGAACATAGAAAGGAGGCACGATTTACTTCAGATAAGCCAGCCTCAGCAATCATCTCGAAGattgaagatgttgcaaagATGCTGAATCTCAGGGTAAGGAAGAAGGATAATGGTGTTATCAAGATtcaagggaggaaggagggaaggAATGGTGTCCTTCAGTTTGACACAGAGATCTTTGAGATCACACCGTTCCATCATCTTGTTGAGATGAAACAAACAAGCGGTGATTCACTTGAGTATCAGAAATTATTCGAACAGGACATCCGGCCAGCGCTGAAGGATATAGTCTGGGCCTGGCATGGAGATGATCATCAGCAATTGCAGGAGTAG